From Halorubrum salinarum, the proteins below share one genomic window:
- a CDS encoding protein-tyrosine phosphatase family protein translates to MSEIVVRPVGYAEDEPVIRRIGERNLYLGNKHAADSERHNQSFQYVLSVSTDDHPLTTHHHPLDDGPGNDWTEFEGAVDTTRRLYRRDGSVLVHCTAGISRSSTVIATALAAEESRPLRDTFSAVLQARPSATANPALHELAVVYLAARA, encoded by the coding sequence ATGTCCGAGATTGTCGTTCGGCCCGTCGGGTACGCTGAAGACGAGCCCGTCATCCGGCGGATCGGGGAGCGGAACCTATACTTGGGCAACAAGCATGCGGCTGATTCTGAGCGGCACAATCAGTCGTTTCAATACGTCCTCTCGGTTTCGACGGACGACCACCCACTGACAACACATCATCATCCACTGGACGATGGGCCAGGTAACGACTGGACGGAGTTCGAAGGGGCGGTCGATACTACACGACGGCTCTATCGGAGGGACGGCTCAGTTCTGGTTCACTGTACTGCGGGCATCTCCCGGAGCAGTACGGTTATTGCGACAGCGCTCGCCGCCGAGGAATCCCGGCCGCTCCGCGATACATTCTCGGCCGTCTTACAGGCACGGCCAAGCGCAACGGCGAATCCTGCGCTCCATGAGTTGGCAGTCGTATATCTGGCAGCTCGGGCGTGA